Within the Thunnus thynnus chromosome 23, fThuThy2.1, whole genome shotgun sequence genome, the region GACCACTGAAGTGCCCTTGAACCCTGAAAGTGTCTGTGCATATAGTGACAACACTGAGAAAGAACAGACAGTACttgagagtgaaaaaaaaaaactattttaatttctaatttttttcaaccatggttttcatttaaaacaaactgattACTGAAACATGGTTATAATTTTCTGCTGCAAAGTTCAAGGCAAAGTGGAGaattgtatgtacagtatatatatatatatatatgtatatatatacacatatgtcAAAAATGATTTGTGTTTAAAGCTGAGTAACTTACTGTAACTGTTGTAACAGTGACAAACCTTCCTATTCCAAAGGGCAACATGTAAAGTCATGTGACACCTTCATGTCAAGTCAGGTAGTTGTGGAATCCTGATCTGCTTAATGACCTTTCTATCCATATTTTCTTATAATTGGAACTTGATACATGTGATGAAGCTAAACATCTAAATTCAAGCATCCTGAAACAATACTCCTTGCCACTATTTTACTAATTTAACCATTGAGTTATTTGTTCTATTACTGGATTCTTCAGGCTCTATAGAGTCCAAAGACTGTTCtgcttctccctcctcctccctgtgtGTCTCCATGTGTTTCTTCAGTTTTGCTTTGGATGTGAATGTTTTCATACACCGCTCACAGTGTGGCTTCAGCGGCTTCAACCCCGAATGGCTGCGCTTGTGTCGCGCCAGCTCCGACGAGCTCTTGAACTTGAGCTCGCACATGTTGCAGGGATACGGCCTTTCCCCCGTGTGAATACGCTGGTGCAGCTGAGCCTCGCTGAGGGTGAGGAACGACTTCTCACAGTGGCCGCAGGGGAACGGCCTTTCTCCCGTGTGGATGAGATTGTGTCTGGTCAGAGCGTACGGTTTGGTGAAGCCCTTCCCGCAGTAGGTGCAGGGGTACGGGCGGGCGCCGGTGTGGGAGACGATGTGCTCTTGCTGGGTTTTCTTGCTCTTGAAACGTTTGTCGCACTGAGGGCAGGAGTAGGGCCTGTCGTCCACGTGTGACCTGTGGTGTTTGGAGAGCTCTCCCTGCGACAAAAAGCCCTTCCCGCACTGGGAGCAGAGGAACGGCTTCTCCCCGGTGTGCATCCTCTCGTGTCTGGCCAGCACAGACACCAGGGTGAACCTCTTGGGGCAGTGGGAGCACTGGAAAGGCCGTTCGCCTGTGTGAACGCGGAGGTGCTTCATGAGCATGAAGCGGAGCGAAAACCGTTTGCTGCACTGGTTACACTGGTAAGGTCGCTCTCCTGTGTGGGTTGACAGGTGTCTCTTCACATCAGACCTGCGAGTGTATGTCTTCTCGCAATGCGGGCACTTGAACTGACGCTTCACTTGATGCATCTGCCGGTGCTGGGAGCGCGCCAGCAAGGAATCGAAGCCCTCGCCGCACTTTTGGCAGATGTAGCGTTTACTGGTGACGTGGGATTTCCTGTGCTCCAGCAGCTCAGAGGGAGTGGGGAAGCTCTGGCTGCAGATGGAGCAGATCTGAGGCAGCTGGCTCTCCTGCGAGTGAGACTTCTTATGGTGGACGGTTAACGCGCGCAAGTTGGCGAAGGAGCTCCCGCACAGCTGGCAGGAAAAGGAGATGGCCACGTTGTGATGTTTGCTCTCGTGCTTCGCCAGATCCCACGAGTGCTGGAAGGTGCGGTCACACCGTGAGCAGTGGAACGGTCTCTCCCCCGTGTGAGTGAGCTGGTGTCTCCGGACGTCTGACGTACGGGTGAACGTCTTACCGCATGTTTCACACGTGAGGGCCTTCTGTCTGCTGTGGGACTGAGAGACATTTACTTTGCTGTCCTTGATGTTCTGATTATCAGGCTGTTCTGCTTTGCTCTGTTCTGTGTTTCCTTTGGGAAAAAGTTTAATTGATGTAAAAATTTCATCTGTGCTGGAAGGAGACGGTGTAAATTTAGCTCCCGAAAGAGTCCTGTATAGTTCAGTGCGAACACTCTGCATGTGGAAGTGAGGAGGGCTGTTTTCCTCGGAGTTGTGGAAGGGACACTTTGAGCAGGTGAAGATGATGGAGGTCATCTCATCCGAATCACCTGAAAATAGGGGAGTGAATAAAATATGAGCGTCTCTTTagtttaatgataaaatatacatttttatgtgttttttacatCATCATACCTTTGTCAGTTCCTTTGATTGCTATCACAGAGGGGGCAACTGATACATCAGCTCTGCTCCTGGTGGCATAAAAACATAGATCACTCAcatatatttttgacatttttgcagatgtcagaaaatgtgttttggtaaATGATATATAAAGTCTTACAACAAACATAGATAATTGGTTAGCAAATAAAAAAGCTCTTATGAGGAATTGGAGATACGTAGCTCAGCCGACACAGTAACAAAAACTGTTTAAGAAactgttttgacattttgggaactaAACTTATTCCACAATTTATgggggttatgtgctggactatttcttggccacaTGGTGACTCCATAAAGTTACTGCgacattaaacaaatgagataatTAGATAATTTTGCGTTAGCGTttctggtaggcagattttgttagcTTTGGATAGAGCCAGtctagctgtttccctcctgtttccagtctttgtgctaagctaagataaccaGCTACTggctgtagtttcatatttcatacaGACATCAGGGTGGGATTAATCTCCCAttatttttccccccaaatatcaaactattcctttaatggaaAAACTGACACATATTTTGAGACTACAAGAGGcataacaagaagaaaatgctgaaaaattgACATTCAAGACTCAAAACAGCGACACTGGAAATGGAACTACAAATGAATCGACCAGCAGAACTTCATGAATACCGGGAATAtcactgtaaatatatttcctAAACAGTTTTTGTTAAGGAAATATaaggaaatattttttattggcTCTCTTGCCAATAAAAAAGTGGCaaaaagaaataacaacatTGTTCAATTCATTATGAGttgatttactttttaaaatagtaGCAATGATAGGATTAGAGTATAAAtagtttttgtacatttttggtTCTTCGCTGTTTTCTTTCGACCATCTCTTGAATTTACTCGTCTCCTGCCAACTCGGCGAAGTCTTCATTTGCAGACGAGAGGATCTGCGTACATTAGCTGAGGAGGAAGACTGTTGTGTTTCAGAGAGTTCATTGGAGACATCCGTCATTTCTTCATGGACAGAGAAGGATTCGTTATTATCCTTTAATTCTGTGCAAGAGTTCATGTTACTCTCTGTGCATTCAGGTTGGAAATCCTCCTGCACCTCTtcaacaatgttttttctttgctcaTCAGTCTGGTCGCTTGTTTCAAGTCcttcaagtgttttttcttcatttgttgtATTTCCGAAGCCAGTCTCCTCATTAACAGTTGATTCATTATTTGAGTCATTAGTCTTTCCTGTCAGTACATCTGGACCGAGGCTCTCCTTCCTTAACGCAAACGTTTTTGTCAGAGTCTCCAGAGCTTTGGCAACATCCACAGTTTCACTTGTCTCATCTGCCTTCAAGCTGGTAGACTCCTCACCGCCAGCGATTTCTGCGCTTACAGCCACTATCTCTTCTTCATAGAAATCTGTCTGGACTTGCACTTCAGCTGATTCAATCATTTCTTCATCCACCTCCGACGCTCCGACTTCAACTTCGGTGTAGACGGCCACGACGCTGTACTGATCTGCTCTGACTAAAGTGACAGGGTTTAGCACGTTAGCATAGTTGTGGATCGATTCCAGTCCAACtgagatgtttgttttctgcgAGGGAGGAATTGATAAAGCAGACATGATGCAGCTACCTATGGTGGACGAAGGGCCATCtgtaaaaaagataaaacacacacattgccaTCATATATCATACAAGTTTAGGGTTAGATTGATAAGATTAATGATTAATAGCGGCACTTTTGTCTTATCTACCTTTGACATTCTCTAGTTATATGATCTTTAGAGTCATATGGATGTTGCTGTAATGCCCTATTTTGAGAAAACTATAAGATTTATGATTAATAGTTTTCCTCCTATTTACCTTTGTCATTTTCTATtccttttcagttttttatagTGTAATTTGTGAAGAAAAATAGCTtctaaacctttttttaaaaaaatttgtGCAACTTAAAAGCTAAATTAGGCAAACGTAGGCAACCAAGTATATAAAactataacatttataacaagTAACCACAGTGTACACACAGCATTTTGTGCAAATGTACACATATTCGCTGAGAAAAGGCACAGATGCAAAGATTGGTCTTGGAATTTTATGAACCAATATTGaataactgaactgaaaactaatcgatcaactaattgtttcagctctacttaCAGGGCATTTTCAATAGTCCTGAACTCTTGTAGTGCTCGAAGATTAAGTTCAGCTCTACAGTTGTGGATTGAACACATTCCTCCAAAGCAGAGGGAGCAGAGCCCAGCCAGGCTGCAGTCTGTAATCACAGTACAGTTGTTATTAAGTTCCTGGTTAAATGGTGCGTGTTGATGCACAGGTAAAATAAATAACCTGAAACATCTGGGTGGACGGACTGAATACCTGTTTAAGGTCTGGTACTGGAAGCAGCTTTTCCAGTTTTGAGAGCAGCTCCCATAATAACACATGCAGGGCAGCATCGTATTGTGGGCCATATTCTACAGGGAATACCTCCTGTAAGAGAGAATAAAGTGGCAGTTTACTACAGGACTAATGCTTAAAGAGTATTCTCAGGCTTAGAGATAAAttcttcacatttttctgacCTGGAAGAAGTATGCTCTCTCAACTGGATCTTTCAGCAGGCTCTGAACAAGAGCAATGAAAGTGGACTCTGTTGTTTTCACCTCTGCATCCCTGTACTACCACACACAGGATTCATGTTATTAAAGGAAGACTTATCACATCATTATTTGGTTTCTAACAGGTGCTCCTTTCCTGTACTTACATCTGTGTTTGCAGAGGTTACGGGGAGTTTCTCTAAATGGGTTTGGATAACTTGGGAATCAACCGAACCTCGAGTGGAGCCTTTGCATAGCTCCAGAATCAACTGAAAGATGAAAGAATTGAATTAATTCAATATTATAACAGCAAAATGAACATCTTTGAGTGTGAAACAGTCACTTTCTTGAGTTTCAAATCACACGTTGTACCTACTCTTGCTCTCAGGCCCAGAATCAGCTgagctctctgtctgtggtttATAAGTCCGGGCACTGCCTCTGTCACCATGAACACAAACTCCTGAAGCTTATTGTAATTCATCACATCTTTTTGCTTCGCCAGCTGCCACATGGCggcagacagcagctgcagtggAGGCACCAGGAGGCGAAGAGATGACAGAGGCAAGCTTGGgtctgaaacagaaaatgtgtgatGTGAGAGATGATCTTTGGAGGGCAGCAATGAGCTTTTAATTAAAACTCCACAACACAAATTTCACATGAactattttctgtcttctttaaATGATCTCATTCAGTGGAGATATAACATGAAGTGCATCATTTGCTAAATCTGAGCTTTGACACAATTACTGAAGAATCTATATGTCATGCCCTATGTGTTAAATACAAACTATTAGTCTATGAACCTGTGTACTTGCTGGATAAACCTGTTTAATGTGCATTTTAAATTTGCGATCTAGTAAAGTATCTAACAGTTACAGCTGGGCTAAAGATCTCGAGAAGCAATGAACTGCAATACATGACATTAATCTTTAAAATCTGAATTCATCTAATTAAAGTCGCCAGTCTGATTAGCTATTACAGATTAGATTTACATTTCATGATACCTTTAAATAGATGGACCCCGCTAACAGTCTgactaacacaaacacaaactgttttgAATTACAGCAGGAGCAGATTATTTAAATACACACCGTTCATTTTCTCTGTTGGTTCAAGAACCTCCATTTCTGCGATATGTCTCCTATGGcgttgaaaaatacatttaagatgCTGTTGTTTGATTTAGTGGCTAACATGCGCTGTCGGTACGCAAGCGCCCGTTTCCTCAACTCTCCTCCAGCATTTCCtgccttattttttttcccacccgcaTTCCGCGAAGACCCGCcttactctgcctctgattagCTACTACTCGTTGCCTTTGTTGGTTTgattggttagatttaggcatgAGGCGTGTTAATGTCAGAAatagagccaatcagaggcagagtatgGGCGGGTCTTCACAGAAAGCgggtgggaaaaaaattaaCGCCGTGGGAAGCCGTTGGTGACGTCACGACGCGATCATACGCTACAGAGTCACATGAATCGTTTCACTGCTTCTCCTGtaatttctgccttttttgCGCAGAAAAGTCTTgttgtaaaattttaatctgcACTATAATCTGCAGTTAGTCTTGAATATTCAACATGGACGAGGACGGGCTGCCGATTGTGGGGTCTGGAGTTGATCTTACCAAGGTGGGTGTCCAGCTAGCATATTAGCTTATGGAGGAAATGAGAAGAAACAGGCAGTTGTTGACAGTATTTCTGCAAGTCAGAAGGTCAAATATAAATGACAAGTCAATAAAGCTGTGTAGCTCTAACCAAAGCAgctgaaaatgtgattatttttttttagcaaacatcaCTGTCAACAGTGCCTCCCAACCAGGGGCGTAAAAGTTCAATGTCCCCATTAAATTTCTCTAATTTCcaaatgattttctttcttttgtgtcACAGCGAACACTTTTACACACGATGAAAATATTAAGGTTGCCATTCTTAAGCAACAGAGTTGTTTTCACTACATCCTACAGTGTTTTCTTACATCTGGGGTGTACAAAAGTCTGTGACCCATTGAATAGTCtggcctgaatacaaatatcaGCTTTAatatagatacatagatagatagactgATGGATGATAGATTGTGTACTAAATATTGATACCTGAATAATCTACACTAAATAAAGTTATCTAAGTAATATACATAAAGTATATACATATGACAACAGCAGTTGTCAGACAGTACGCAAagatgatcaaaatataaaaccGAAATACAACAGATGTGCTGGACAATGCaataaataatagaataaaagtcCAGGTGAGCAGTCTgtcttcaagttcaagttcattGTCATTCTTCTCCTTACAGGTTATGCAAAAGCAGGAATGAAATACAGCGCCCCCTGGGTCATAGTGCAGTacataaaaacagtaaacaaagcaataaaaaccAGTATAGCGCTCAGACATATCAAATAGTGAGCCTATAGTATAAGTTAGTTCACAGATTTTGATAGCTGTTAATCCAAACTGTGAAAACACATAGAGTCACACAtgttgacagctgtgacagcagaAACTCTGCTCTACTACTCTGTCTGTGGAGCTTTCAATATTTGGACAACTTATCAGTCTTTTGCCCACAGTTGATCCTAAACCTCCAGCGTCACAAAATCTGACGGGTCAAAGATTTACCTTCTACTCCAGAAGAAGAACCTGAACTCAACTATACTTAATAGAGTAAATTAACTAATTTCGTCTTCGTGTTGGGGTTACATGTAAACTGCATTAATTAGAATAAAGTACTGTATCTGTCAAATGAATATGTGCATTTCAGACACATGTGCAGTGTATGAGTACATATTCATAAGATGGTCATATGTTAGAATCCTGTTGTCTCTTTTAGATGCAAGACACTCTGAACCAAACAAGCCCGACCATTGTAACAAAATAgagaatttaaatttaaattacacAGATAAACTGTGAATGTCCAATAGTAAAAGCACTGCCTTTAACATCCATTGTACCAGTATTTGTTCTGTTCAGTTACTTGTAGCAATAATTGCTTCCTAGAGCcgttaaaaaaaactttgcaacGCATTTTGTAGGTGGTTCATCTGTGGTTGAAATATTTAGCATTTAGTATAATTTTGTATGTAATAGCTCCATTTCAGCAACTTATTCTGATTTCTCTAACTGATTTCTCATTAAGATAAGATGATCCTTCCCACAGCGGATAAATTTGCAGTGTTACAGAGCACTAACAAGAagaatcagtaaaaaaaaaagaagaagatataACAAGGAAgtaatcagtaaaaaaaaatataagtaGACAGACTTAATGGCTTAATTCACATTATTGCattcacataaaaatattgatattgcacAGTTTAGTATACATTGATATTGCTCATAAGTGAATTGTCAGTTCTGGTGTGTGCGGTCTGCTGGGAGCAGAGTTGATTGtaaagtctgacagcagcaggaaggaaGGACCTGCGGTATCTCTCCCTCACACCCCGCTGGTGAAGCAGTTTGTCACTGAAGGAGCTGCTCAGTTCTCTCAGAGTGTCCTGCATGGGGTGAGAGATGTTCTCCATCAGGTATTATAGCGCAGCCATCATTCTCCTTtctcccaccaccacctccactgGATCAAGGGAGCATCCCAGGAGAGAGCTGCACAGTTGAGATGCTGTTGCCCCATCAGACCACTCCATAGAAGATGTCTGATGCTGCCACAGAGTCAAAAAAATGTCCCCTCCACTCCAAAAGACCTGAGTCTCCTCAGCAGATATAGTCAACTCCGTCCTTTCTAGTGCATTTGTGTTTTCCGTCCAGTCCAGTTTATTATTCAGGTGAACACCCAGCTACTTGATACTTTATTGCTTGCGGTAGCCTTTTAATG harbors:
- the si:zfos-932h1.3 gene encoding zinc finger protein 184, with product MEVLEPTEKMNDPSLPLSSLRLLVPPLQLLSAAMWQLAKQKDVMNYNKLQEFVFMVTEAVPGLINHRQRAQLILGLRARLILELCKGSTRGSVDSQVIQTHLEKLPVTSANTDYRDAEVKTTESTFIALVQSLLKDPVERAYFFQEVFPVEYGPQYDAALHVLLWELLSKLEKLLPVPDLKQTAAWLGSAPSALEECVQSTTVELNLIFEHYKSSGLLKMPYGPSSTIGSCIMSALSIPPSQKTNISVGLESIHNYANVLNPVTLVRADQYSVVAVYTEVEVGASEVDEEMIESAEVQVQTDFYEEEIVAVSAEIAGGEESTSLKADETSETVDVAKALETLTKTFALRKESLGPDVLTGKTNDSNNESTVNEETGFGNTTNEEKTLEGLETSDQTDEQRKNIVEEVQEDFQPECTESNMNSCTELKDNNESFSVHEEMTDVSNELSETQQSSSSANVRRSSRLQMKTSPSWQETSKFKRWSKENSEEPKMSRADVSVAPSVIAIKGTDKGDSDEMTSIIFTCSKCPFHNSEENSPPHFHMQSVRTELYRTLSGAKFTPSPSSTDEIFTSIKLFPKGNTEQSKAEQPDNQNIKDSKVNVSQSHSRQKALTCETCGKTFTRTSDVRRHQLTHTGERPFHCSRCDRTFQHSWDLAKHESKHHNVAISFSCQLCGSSFANLRALTVHHKKSHSQESQLPQICSICSQSFPTPSELLEHRKSHVTSKRYICQKCGEGFDSLLARSQHRQMHQVKRQFKCPHCEKTYTRRSDVKRHLSTHTGERPYQCNQCSKRFSLRFMLMKHLRVHTGERPFQCSHCPKRFTLVSVLARHERMHTGEKPFLCSQCGKGFLSQGELSKHHRSHVDDRPYSCPQCDKRFKSKKTQQEHIVSHTGARPYPCTYCGKGFTKPYALTRHNLIHTGERPFPCGHCEKSFLTLSEAQLHQRIHTGERPYPCNMCELKFKSSSELARHKRSHSGLKPLKPHCERCMKTFTSKAKLKKHMETHREEEGEAEQSLDSIEPEESSNRTNNSMVKLVK